In the genome of Kitasatospora cathayae, one region contains:
- a CDS encoding expansin EXLX1 family cellulose-binding protein, producing the protein MRATKHAAPQARRRRGVVWGIPLAAVAVGVLVCLAVAFLGRSGAAPGTDAGQPAAAAVEATGPSAPPSTGTGTGTPDGATPSAAQPSPTSPSPTPSVGAPSRSASTAPKPSATAGPSATPAAPAVGSARTAAGPASLAGRIRPGTSYQGVATSYDAADGNGACSFGPSGDLMIAAMNHTDYETSKACGAYVQVHAANGASVTVRIVNECPLPCAPGQLDLSHEAFAKLADLSVGRLPISWSLLSPGEPGTMSVRYKTGSTQWWCGIQVIGHRNPVAALEVRTGGGWRQLTRTDYNYFLSPDGGGCGGPIRVTDIYGEQLTVDGIALQPDVVQSTRVQFARH; encoded by the coding sequence ATGAGGGCTACGAAGCACGCCGCCCCGCAGGCACGGCGCAGGCGAGGGGTGGTCTGGGGCATACCGTTGGCGGCGGTGGCCGTCGGGGTGCTGGTGTGCCTCGCCGTCGCGTTCCTCGGGCGGAGCGGGGCCGCCCCTGGCACTGATGCCGGGCAACCCGCCGCCGCAGCCGTCGAGGCCACCGGGCCGAGCGCGCCGCCCAGTACCGGCACCGGCACCGGCACCCCGGACGGTGCCACGCCCTCGGCTGCGCAGCCGTCACCCACCAGCCCTTCGCCGACGCCGTCCGTCGGCGCTCCCTCGCGCTCGGCCTCCACCGCCCCGAAGCCGTCCGCCACCGCCGGGCCCTCCGCCACGCCAGCCGCCCCGGCGGTCGGCAGCGCGCGTACGGCCGCCGGCCCGGCGTCGCTGGCCGGGCGGATCAGGCCCGGGACGAGCTACCAGGGCGTGGCGACCTCTTACGACGCGGCCGACGGCAACGGCGCCTGTTCGTTCGGCCCGTCCGGCGATCTCATGATCGCGGCGATGAACCACACCGACTACGAGACGTCCAAGGCGTGCGGGGCGTACGTGCAGGTCCACGCCGCGAACGGGGCGAGCGTCACGGTGCGGATCGTCAACGAGTGCCCGCTGCCCTGCGCGCCCGGGCAGCTCGACCTCAGCCACGAGGCCTTCGCCAAGCTCGCCGACCTCTCGGTGGGCCGTCTCCCGATCAGCTGGTCGCTGCTGAGCCCCGGCGAGCCGGGCACCATGTCGGTCCGGTACAAGACCGGGTCCACCCAGTGGTGGTGCGGGATCCAGGTGATCGGCCACCGGAACCCGGTGGCTGCGCTGGAGGTCCGGACCGGCGGCGGCTGGCGGCAGCTGACCCGCACCGACTACAACTACTTCCTCTCCCCCGACGGCGGCGGGTGCGGCGGGCCGATCAGGGTCACCGACATCTACGGCGAGCAACTGACCGTCGACGGAATCGCGTTGCAGCCGGACGTCGTCCAGTCGACCCGCGTCCAGTTCGCCCGGCATTGA
- a CDS encoding SigE family RNA polymerase sigma factor — protein sequence MLLDDASAEFHDFFERHYAELARLAHLLTGETDAADDLAADALVALWQRWDRLRAADHPLAYARGVVANMARERIRSAVRERRRVLLFWSRSPEKTSGPDVAAVLDVRAALARLPFRKRACVVLRHAFDLSEKDAAAALGISVGTVKSQTSKGMAELEQLLGARAVGELTTGRRNR from the coding sequence ATGCTCCTCGATGACGCGTCCGCGGAGTTCCACGACTTCTTCGAACGCCACTACGCCGAACTCGCCCGTCTCGCCCACCTCCTGACCGGCGAGACGGACGCGGCCGACGACCTTGCCGCGGACGCCCTGGTCGCCCTGTGGCAACGCTGGGACCGGCTCCGCGCGGCCGACCACCCGCTCGCCTACGCCCGCGGGGTGGTCGCCAACATGGCCCGGGAACGGATCCGCAGCGCGGTCCGCGAGCGCCGCCGGGTCCTGCTGTTCTGGTCCCGCAGCCCGGAGAAGACCTCGGGGCCCGACGTCGCGGCCGTGCTGGACGTCCGCGCGGCCCTCGCCCGGCTGCCGTTCCGCAAGCGGGCCTGCGTGGTCCTGCGGCACGCCTTCGACCTCTCGGAGAAGGACGCCGCGGCGGCGCTGGGCATATCGGTCGGTACGGTGAAGAGCCAGACCTCGAAGGGCATGGCCGAGCTGGAACAGCTGCTCGGCGCACGAGCGGTCGGCGAACTGACGACAGGAAGGAGGAACCGGTGA
- a CDS encoding SDR family oxidoreductase, translated as MSGIKGKVVAITGASSGIGEATALLLAERGARLVLGARRSERLAELVARIEKAGGTAVQIRTDVTRRDDLRALVALAGECFGRLDVLVSNAGVGTISPLDDLRVEEWDHMVDVNVKGVLHGIGAALPAFRAQGTGHFITTASTAAFRIVPTMAVYAGTKFAVRAICEGLRQEAGDSLRVTTVSPGATATDFAEASTNSQVRAEITKMRDDVAIPPDAIARAIAFAIEQPAAVDVNEIVVRPTAQS; from the coding sequence ATGTCCGGAATCAAGGGCAAAGTGGTGGCGATCACGGGAGCCAGCAGTGGCATCGGCGAGGCGACCGCGCTGCTGCTCGCCGAACGCGGCGCGCGGCTCGTCCTCGGCGCGCGCAGGTCCGAACGCCTGGCGGAACTGGTGGCCCGGATCGAGAAGGCAGGTGGCACGGCCGTGCAGATCCGCACCGACGTGACCCGGCGGGACGACCTGCGAGCCCTGGTCGCGCTGGCCGGTGAGTGCTTCGGCCGACTCGACGTACTCGTCAGCAACGCCGGAGTCGGCACCATCTCGCCTCTCGACGATCTGCGCGTCGAGGAGTGGGACCACATGGTCGACGTCAACGTGAAGGGCGTGCTGCACGGGATCGGCGCCGCGCTGCCGGCCTTCCGGGCGCAGGGAACCGGCCACTTCATCACCACCGCCTCCACGGCCGCGTTTCGCATCGTGCCGACCATGGCCGTCTATGCCGGCACCAAGTTCGCGGTCCGGGCCATCTGCGAAGGACTGCGCCAGGAAGCCGGCGACTCCTTGCGGGTGACTACCGTCTCACCTGGTGCGACTGCGACCGACTTCGCCGAGGCGTCAACCAACAGCCAGGTCAGAGCAGAGATCACGAAGATGCGGGACGACGTCGCCATTCCGCCCGACGCGATCGCCCGGGCCATCGCTTTCGCGATCGAACAGCCTGCCGCGGTCGACGTGAACGAGATCGTCGTCCGGCCCACCGCCCAGAGCTGA
- a CDS encoding helix-turn-helix transcriptional regulator, translated as MPTQPDQRRQLSEFLRSRRERLTPDEVGLPQTGRRRTPGLRREELALLAGISATWYTYLEQGRKIRVSEQVLNALAAALRLDRHERDHLLQLAGHAPAAEAEEREPLPAEVGAVPLLLQPNPAYIIGGNYDVLSHNQAADELFPRLITDADRPANFVRWAFLEPVAREVLVDWEPEARGLLGRLRTLAARHCDDPRYTRLIEELKEGSPEVRDWWPQYEVQARHSGRKRLRHPQRGAIDYAYTAFHLAEQPEQTLVVYVGSSEPPDGSAALHLAG; from the coding sequence ATGCCCACGCAGCCGGACCAACGCCGTCAGCTGAGTGAATTCCTGCGCAGCCGGAGAGAGCGCCTGACTCCTGACGAGGTGGGCCTGCCCCAGACCGGCCGCCGTCGGACTCCGGGACTTCGCCGCGAGGAACTGGCACTGCTGGCCGGGATCAGCGCCACCTGGTACACGTACCTGGAGCAGGGTCGAAAGATCCGTGTCTCCGAACAGGTGCTCAACGCCCTCGCCGCGGCGTTGCGGCTCGACCGGCACGAGCGCGATCACCTTCTCCAGCTTGCCGGTCACGCGCCTGCGGCTGAAGCCGAGGAACGCGAGCCGCTGCCGGCCGAGGTGGGTGCTGTTCCCCTGTTGCTCCAGCCGAACCCGGCGTACATCATCGGCGGCAACTATGACGTCCTCAGCCACAACCAGGCAGCCGACGAGTTGTTCCCGAGGCTCATCACTGATGCGGACCGGCCCGCCAACTTCGTCCGCTGGGCGTTTCTCGAACCGGTGGCCCGGGAGGTTCTGGTCGACTGGGAACCCGAAGCACGCGGCCTGCTCGGCCGACTTCGGACGCTAGCGGCACGCCATTGCGACGACCCGCGGTACACCCGGCTGATCGAGGAGCTGAAGGAGGGCAGCCCTGAGGTGCGGGACTGGTGGCCGCAGTACGAGGTGCAGGCCCGGCACAGCGGTCGGAAACGGCTACGACACCCGCAACGGGGAGCGATCGATTACGCGTACACCGCTTTTCACCTGGCCGAACAGCCGGAACAGACGCTGGTCGTCTATGTCGGTAGCAGCGAACCGCCCGACGGGAGCGCAGCCCTTCATCTCGCCGGCTGA
- a CDS encoding carbonic anhydrase yields MQGFIDHARTFRRRAAQDADAFGRLAAGQKPQALFITCSDSRIIPAAVTGARPGDLFEMRTAGNIVPPYRPPVPSAEAATIEYAVEVLGVADIVVCGHSHCGAVGAVVRGDDLTGVPAVRDWLADGTALTPGGEPSHDLAAPVQRHVLDQLEKLRTHPSVARRVEEGLLGLHGWFYEVHTGAVLTHRPGTDAFLPL; encoded by the coding sequence ATGCAAGGATTCATCGACCACGCCCGCACCTTCCGCCGCCGCGCCGCGCAGGACGCCGACGCCTTCGGGCGGCTGGCCGCCGGCCAGAAGCCGCAGGCACTGTTCATCACCTGCTCGGACTCCCGCATCATCCCCGCCGCCGTCACCGGCGCCCGGCCGGGGGACCTCTTCGAGATGCGGACCGCCGGCAACATCGTCCCGCCGTACCGTCCGCCCGTTCCCTCGGCCGAGGCCGCGACCATCGAGTACGCGGTCGAGGTCCTGGGGGTCGCCGACATCGTGGTGTGCGGCCACTCCCACTGCGGCGCGGTGGGCGCCGTCGTCCGGGGCGACGACCTGACCGGCGTGCCCGCGGTGCGCGACTGGCTCGCCGACGGCACCGCGCTGACGCCCGGCGGCGAACCGAGCCACGACCTGGCCGCGCCCGTACAGCGCCACGTCCTGGACCAGTTGGAGAAGCTGCGCACCCACCCGAGCGTCGCCCGCCGGGTCGAGGAGGGCCTGCTCGGCCTGCACGGCTGGTTCTACGAGGTGCACACCGGCGCGGTCCTCACCCACCGCCCCGGCACCGACGCCTTCCTGCCGCTGTGA
- a CDS encoding SulP family inorganic anion transporter: MRFPTLKYDLTASLVVFLVALPLCVGVAVASGVPAELGLITGIVGGLVTGLLPGSSLQVSGPAAGLTVLVAETVQRFGLPALGLVVAATGLLQLLLGVLRWGRWFRAISVAVVEGMLAGIGLVIIAGQLYAMADRSAPASGIGKLLGLPGLLTQLISSAAAGYSFLIGAGTIAVIVLWQRLPARVRVVPGALVAVVLATGAVWLLHRPVKKVEVKGLLDAIQPPGTGVFEQFAPALLVTIVAFTLVASAESLFSAAAVDRIHDGPRTDYDKELMAQGAGNTLCGVLGALPMTAVIVRSAANVQAGARTKASRVLHGVWLLLFAALLPAALGVIPVAALAGVLVHAGFKLLPFRQLGPLWREHRSEAFVLVATAVAIVTVNMFEGVLIGLGLSVVKTAWETSRLHVDTEEQPGGPVRVRLTGNATFLRLPKLLDALEALPADRVVELDLSGLRHLDHACQSALTTWVERHNANAPEAVRLIPALAGQT, translated from the coding sequence ATGCGCTTTCCCACGCTCAAGTACGACCTGACCGCCTCGCTCGTCGTGTTCCTGGTCGCCCTCCCGCTGTGCGTCGGCGTCGCCGTCGCCTCGGGCGTGCCCGCCGAACTCGGCCTGATCACTGGTATCGTCGGCGGCCTGGTCACCGGCCTGCTGCCCGGCAGCAGCCTCCAAGTCAGCGGACCGGCGGCCGGGTTGACCGTACTGGTCGCCGAGACCGTGCAACGGTTCGGCCTGCCCGCACTCGGTCTCGTGGTCGCCGCCACCGGCCTGCTCCAGCTGCTGCTGGGCGTGCTGCGCTGGGGCCGGTGGTTCCGCGCGATCTCCGTGGCCGTGGTCGAGGGCATGCTGGCCGGCATCGGCCTGGTCATCATCGCGGGGCAGCTCTACGCGATGGCCGACCGGTCGGCGCCCGCCAGCGGGATCGGCAAGCTCCTCGGCCTGCCCGGTCTGCTCACCCAGCTCATCTCCTCCGCCGCCGCCGGCTACTCCTTCCTGATCGGCGCCGGCACCATCGCGGTGATCGTGCTGTGGCAGCGGCTGCCCGCCCGGGTGCGGGTCGTCCCGGGCGCGCTGGTGGCCGTCGTGCTCGCCACGGGCGCGGTCTGGCTGCTCCACCGCCCGGTGAAGAAGGTCGAGGTCAAGGGCCTGCTGGACGCCATCCAGCCGCCCGGCACCGGGGTGTTCGAGCAGTTCGCCCCCGCCCTGCTCGTCACCATCGTCGCCTTCACCCTCGTCGCCTCCGCCGAGAGCCTGTTCAGCGCGGCCGCCGTCGACCGGATCCACGACGGGCCGCGCACCGACTACGACAAGGAGCTCATGGCCCAGGGCGCGGGCAACACTCTCTGTGGGGTCCTCGGCGCCCTGCCGATGACCGCCGTCATCGTCCGCAGCGCCGCCAACGTCCAGGCGGGCGCCCGGACCAAGGCGTCCCGCGTGCTGCACGGGGTGTGGCTGCTGCTCTTCGCCGCACTGCTGCCCGCGGCGCTCGGCGTCATCCCCGTCGCGGCGCTCGCCGGGGTCCTGGTGCACGCCGGGTTCAAGCTGCTGCCCTTCAGGCAGCTCGGCCCGCTGTGGCGCGAGCACCGATCGGAAGCATTCGTGCTCGTGGCCACCGCGGTGGCCATCGTCACGGTCAACATGTTCGAGGGCGTGCTGATCGGCCTGGGCCTGTCCGTCGTCAAGACGGCCTGGGAGACGTCCCGGCTGCACGTGGACACCGAGGAGCAGCCCGGCGGGCCGGTCCGGGTCCGGCTGACGGGCAACGCCACCTTCCTGCGGCTGCCCAAGCTCCTGGACGCCCTCGAGGCGCTGCCGGCCGACCGCGTCGTGGAGCTGGACCTCAGCGGTCTGCGGCACCTCGATCACGCCTGCCAGAGCGCG